From one Anopheles cruzii chromosome 3, idAnoCruzAS_RS32_06, whole genome shotgun sequence genomic stretch:
- the LOC128270117 gene encoding hemicentin-1, producing the protein MEATIMLPLAGLLLLLVVQYSASVKDVPAVSMEALVGETIYLPCNVSTPEPADNVVLVLWYREDKGSPIYSADTRGRDVTSAKRWSDDTMFGDRAYFLFDKQPGELAVQNVRETDSGLYRCRVDFIVAQTRNSVVNLTIIVPPERMVIRDQLGTERTTVAGPYSEGDNIKLRCDVYGGRPTPTVTWYRDGVAVVADTKYMPLGKHLRSEIALGPLTRQDLHTKLLCRATNHARAHPVEQSVQIDMNFAPLNIRLIGAHQPLSAGRRYDLLCQSAGSRPAASITWFLDGVRLDKSKETTSADGNQTTSTLSIVLQRADAGKYLSCKAYNSYVQSDALEDGWQLDIQYVPDAFVKLGSSLDPNAIREGTDVYFDCIVTAHPAVYKVEWKHNNKSLTRNISQGVIVSKHSLVLQGVSRTTAGNFSCVGFNAEGEGSSPMFELNVMYAPTCAPNQPRVYGVAKQENAEIRCVVDANPPDVEFKWTFNNSAESIDVQASHISRLGTSSVVSYTPMTELDYGTLLCSATNKIGKQRQPCVFHIIAAGRPDQVHNCTVANVSMTSLAVRCYEGFNGGLAQSFFLELRDSHTQEVRFNNTSPLPRFAVPNLHPSVIYQLAVYAFNSKGRSEPYVMSAATQRLPEKQMKDSDKVERPRSPLPLTPTLSIAIGLAAAVLIGSCAIVLALKFPCGASGRRHKDTAPSTTVRTSSPGPSDKSVASKDYDGNESDEKNPDVIPDTIDSDDQMEYIKRRQHISTIDTSSPSRLLLTTAAGPNQAFLGTSMAAALHASHSSSLGYCTLRNGAPQGSSSITNVSMCHVPSTFTTSSHATCTLPRHPVGGLSTGGGSGPGSITGGVGGGVGPHHWPSYGGTIAGVRNITAISVTSGPNPSLMAGGLVGQQPPPPPPSAIAMQHLGPAGRARICIGLPEDEVSADTPLMMKRESTV; encoded by the exons TTCCTGCCGTTTCCATGGAGGCGCTGGTCGGAGAGACAATCTATCTGCCGTGCAACGTCAGCACACCGGAGCCGGCCGACAATGTCGTGCTGGTGCTCTGGTACCGGGAAGATAAAGGATCACCCATATACAG TGCGGACACACGAGGACGGGACGTGACGTCCGCGAAGCGCTGGTCGGATGACACGATGTTCGGTGACCGGGCGTACTTCCTGTTCGACAAGCAGCCGGGCGAGCTGGCGGTCCAGAACGTCCGGGAAACGGACAGCGGCCTGTACCGGTGTCGGGTCGACTTCATCGTAGCGCAGACTAGAAATAGTGTCGTTAATCTTACAATAATTG TCCCTCCGGAGCGGATGGTGATACGTGATCAGCTCGGCACGGAGCGCACGACGGTGGCGGGCCCGTACAGCGAGGGGGACAACATAAAGCTGCGCTGTGACGTGTACGGTGGGCGGCCGACTCCCACCGTGACCTGGTACCGGGacggggtggcggtggtggccgacacCAAGTACATGCCGCTCGGGAAGCACCTGCGGAGCGAGATCGCGCTCGGGCCACTCACCCGCCAGGACCTGCACACGAAGCTGCTGTGCCGGGCGACCAACCACGCTCGGGCCCACCCGGTGGAACAGTCCGTCCAGATCGATATGAACT TTGCTCCACTGAACATAAGACTGATCGGCGCGCACCAGCCGTTGTCGGCCGGCCGAAGATATGACCTCCTGTGCCAAAGTGCCGGCTCGCGACCAGCCGCATCCATCACCTGGTTTCTGGACGGTGTGCGGCTCGACAAGAGCAAGGAAACC ACGTCTGCCGATGGCAACCAAACCACGAGCACCCTGTCCATCGTGCTGCAGCGGGCCGATGCGGGCAAGTACCTGTCGTGCAAGGCGTACAACTCCTACGTGCAGTCCGACGCCCTCGAGGACGGCTGGCAACTGGACATCCAGT ATGTGCCCGATGCCTTCGTAAAGCTGGGCAGCTCGCTGGACCCGAACGCGATCCGGGAAGGCACGGACGTGTACTTCGACTGCATCGTGACGGCGCACCCGGCCGTCTACAAGGTCGAATGGAAGCACAAT AATAAATCGCTAACGCGCAACATATCGCAGGGCGTGATCGTCAGCAAGCACTCGCTGGTCCTGCAGGGTGTCTCCCGGACGACGGCCGGCAACTTTTCGTGCGTGGGCTTCAACGCCGAGGGCGAGGGCAGCAGCCCCATGTTCGAGCTGAATGTGATGT ATGCACCGACCTGTGCCCCGAACCAGCCCCGGGTGTACGGCGTGGCGAAGCAGGAGAACGCCGAGATACGCTGCGTGGTCGACGCGAACCCGCCCGACGTGGAGTTCAAATGGACGTTTAATAATTCAGCCGAGAGCATCGACGTGCAGGCGAGCCACATCTCCCGCCTCG GAACGTCGTCGGTCGTATCGTACACACCGATGACCGAGCTGGACTACGGTACGCTGCTCTGCTCGGCGACCAACAAAATTGGCAAACAGCGACAGCCCTGCGTGTTCCACATCATCGCCGCAG GGCGGCCAGATCAGGTGCACAACTGTACGGTGGCCAACGTGTCGATGACGTCGCTGGCCGTCCGGTGCTACGAAGGCTTCAACGGGGGGCTGGCGCAATCCTTCTTCCTCGAACTGCGCGACAGCCACACGCAGGAGGTGCGCTTCAACAACACCTCGCCGTTGCCGCGGTTCGCCGTGCCGAACCTGCACCCGAGCGTCATCTACCAGTTGGCGGTGTACGCGTTTAACTCGAAGGGCCGCTCCGAGCCGTACGTCATGAGCGCAGCCACCCAGCGGCTACCCGAGAAGCAGATGAAGGACTCCGACAAGG TGGAGCGGCCCCGATCACCACTGCCACTGACGCCGACCCTGTCGATAGCGAtcgggctggcggcggccgtgctCATCGGGAGCTGTGCCATCGTGCTGGCCCTCAAGTTCCCGTGCGGGGCCAGCGGTCGGCGGCACAAGGATACGGCGCCGAGCACGACCGTGCGCACGTCGTCCCCGGGGCCGAGCGACAAGAGCGTCGCCAGCAAGGATTACGACGGCAACGAGAGCGACGAGAAGAACCCGGACGTCATCCCGGACACCATCGACTCCGACGATCAG ATGGAGTACATTAAGCGACGACAACACATATCGACGATCGACACGAGCAGCCCGagccggttgctgctgacgACGGCCGCGGGCCCCAACCAGGCGTTCCTCGGCACCTCGATGGCGGCCGCCCTGCACGCCTCGCACTCCTCCAGCCTTGGCTACTGCACGTTACGCAACGGCGCGCCGCAAGGCTCCAGTTCCATCACCAACGTGTCGATGTGCCACGTGCCGTCAACCTTCACGACGTCGTCGCACGCAACCTGCACCCTGCCCCGGCACCCGGTCGGTGGCctcagcaccggcggcggttccggcCCCGGCAGCATCACCGGCGGAGTCGGTGGCGGGGTCGGTCCGCACCATTGGCCCTCGTACGGGGGCACGATAGCGGGCGTCCGCAACATAACGGCCATCTCGGTGACGAGCGGCCCGAACCCCTCGCTGATGGCGGGAGGCCTGGTGGGCcagcaaccgccaccgccgcccccctCGGCCATCGCCATGCAGCACCTGGGGCCGGCGGGCCGCGCCCGGATCTGCATCGGGCTGCCCGAGGACGAGGTGTCCGCCGACACGCCGCTCATGATGAAGCGCGAGAGCACCGTATGA